In Microbacterium sp. zg-Y818, the genomic window GACGATGTAGCCGCGTGAGACGAGTTCTTCGATGAGGATGGTGTTGGCCCTACGGAAACCACCGAATCCCGAGAGTGAGACGATCACGGGGAACGTGGTTCCTGGCAGCGGGGGCACGTCGACGAACGCGTGCGTCCTCGACACGGCGAGCTTTCGGAACAGGAACGACGGCAGTGATGTCCGCCCTGAGGTCACCTCCCGCAATGCATCCAGCAGAGAAGCGAACACCACGTGGGCATCCGGGAGGTATCTGCTTCGTGCACCCCCGGTTTGGCCCGTCGGGTACCAGATCTGCACCGACAGCTCACGCGCTTCATCGTCGTCGTGGGAGAAGATCTCCGGTCGGGAGCGGTCGACCCACTGTCGAGTCGTCGTACCGATCCGCAACTCGCCGCCAGGCCGCGGAAAGCGCACGGGAAGAAACAGCGCCGCCGCGACTCCACCAGCCATCGCGGCCGCGGCGACGAACCACCCCAGACCGCGCATGACTCACGTGCCTCCACGTAGCTTCCGGCATTCTTCCGGCGAGCATAGCGACTCGCGGATCGAGGAGATCGCAGCAGACAGCGTGGGCCGTCTGCGCAGCACCGACGGGAATGGATGCCGATGCAGCGACCTCCTCGATCGTGGGTTTGTCGTCGGCTTCTGCTACGACAAGACCGATCGGCCCGCCTGTGCCGACTTCGACGAGGATGATTGGCGTTAGGGCGTGTCTCCCATGTGTTCGGTGAGGCTCTCGGGACGCTTACAAGGTGAGGTCTACGGGTTCGCGGTATCGGGCGTTCACGACGAGCAGTGGGAGTTGTTCGAGCGAGGTCTTGGGCCAGGAGGGCTCACGGTGGGCAGGCATGTCTTGACCCTGATGCCGGTCAGCCGTTCTTCTCCCGCTCATGGACCGTTATCGGGCACGGGAACCGCGCACCAAGTGCTCCCACATCTTCGTGTACTCCGGCAGGTCTGCAGTCGCCGAACGGATGTCGTCGACGGTGACGCCGGGTACAGCAAGTCCGATCAGTGCTCCGGCGGTGGCGACGTGGTAATCATGGTCGGCTCGCCACACCCCGCCGGTAAGTGGGCGGGGAACCACGCGGATACCGTCAGGTAGTTCCTCCACCTCACCGCCGATGGCACGAAGATTGTCCACTAGTGCGTCGATGTGCGTGCTCTCGTTCCCGGTGCGGGGCTTCAGTCCGGTGAAAGTCGACGGCCCGTCCGCGAAGGCGGCGAGGGCGGCCAGGATGGGGGTGAGTTCACTGATCTCCGACACATCGACGCACACGCGCCGGATGATGCGCTCGGCACCAGCGGTGACAGTCAAAGCTCCGCCCCGTCGGCGTGCGCGTGCTCCCATCAGCACCAGAATCTCGGCGAGCCGGGCAGCTGGCTGCGCTGAATGAGCGGGCCATGCTGGGACGGATACGCGGCCGCCGGCCATCATCGCGGCGGCGACGAACGGTGCCGCAAGTGACAGATCGGGCTCAATGGTCGCGGCTCTGGCCCGTACCGGGCCCGCAGGAACGATCCACTCGGTAGGTGTCGGCTGGTCGACGTACACGCCGCGGCGGTGGAGTGCTTCGACCGTCATGTCGATGTCGGGGAGGCTTCCCAGCGGTTGGCCGACGTGGCGCAGCGTCAGACCGACGTCGAACCGCGGAGCGGCCAGCAGCAGCGTTTGGACAAGCTGGGATGAACGGTTGACGTCGATCTCCACGTGGCCACCCCGTATGTGTCCGCGCCCGTGCACGGTCAGCGGCACAGTCCATTTGCCCGCGTCGTTGATGTCGCAACCGATGCTGCGTAGAACCGTGATCGCCTCGCCCATCGGACGGCGCGAACGGCTCTCGGGAATTGTCACGGTCACACTGCCCGAGGCGAGGCCGGCCAGGCCGACAGCGATGGGGGCAACGAGGTCGGGCTGGCTGATGCTCAACACCGCATCGCTGGCGAGCGTAGCGGGGGGATCGACGACCAGATCCGGGCCGAAAGGCCCAGTACCGGCGACCTCCCGGATATCCACGTCCAGCGCGCGCGCGGTCTCGATCACGCCCGCCAAATAGTCAGAATGCGACGGCCGCATCAGCAGGCTTGAGCCCTCTGCACTGGCAGCAAGAGCGATTTCGAGATAGGTCAGCGCCTGTGAGCCCGGCACAGCGACCATGTCATCGAAGGGCCCCGCGGCATTGGGGGCCGTCCACTCAGCGGGAGGGGCGATGAACCCTGGAGATAGCTGTGCGTTGGCCATGCGTGCACGATAGGAGGCGCCGCCTAGTTGCGAAAGACCCCCACTCGCCCCGTACAGCTGCGACTGCGAATCGTGACCCATGGGCAACGCGTGATGCCGGGTCACTCGCGCCGTTCCCGGGGGCGTGCCATCTGGCTGGCGTCGGTGGCGACTGGCCGCGAACAGTCGCTCACACCGAGGACGAATCGCGATCGTCCCCAACCCCAACACGTCTTCCAAACGAACGGAGGAGCACCGCGGGAGGGACCGAGGAGGTCCTTCCCCGAAACGAAACCTCCCGTGACTGGGTTCGATAGGGACGACTTTCCGGAGAACAGCTTGTCCCACGCGTTGGCGATCTCGGCCGCGGTCCGCGCGATCTCAAAGTCCTTCGCTTCCACGGCGATGATGGACCGCGTCTCTGGAGGGGCGGCGAGTCCAGTAAACGACTACCAAACATTCAAACTCCCTGATCAGGGAGTGAAGATTTGGGACTTTACCGGGAGTTTTGGTGGACCTGAGGGGACTCGAACCCCTGACCCCCTGCATGCCATGCAGGTGCGCTACCAGCTGCGCCACAGGCCCAGACGATGCTCGCACTTTCGCGCGGCAACTCGTTAAGCCTACAACACCTCGGCGCGGGGAACCGAATCCGCTGCGATGTCCGGGCGTGTCCGTAGAGTGGCCCGCATTCGATCGGAAGAGGTGCGGTATGGCAACCCTGGGCAATATCACCTTCTACGCGGACGACCCGCGCGCGCTCTCCCATTTCTGGGCGGGAGACTTCGGCTATCCGCCCCTGGAGTGGGAGGATCCGATGCGGCAGCAGCTGCTCGACGCCGGGCTCACCGAGGAGGATCTCGGCACGCGGGCTCTCGCAGAAGACCCGCGCGGCGTCGGTCCCAGACTCTTCTTCCACCACGCCGATGGGCCGAAGCGGCGACGCAACCGGCTGCACTTGGACGTGCAGACGGTCGCCGAAGGGCGACCTACC contains:
- a CDS encoding 3-phosphoshikimate 1-carboxyvinyltransferase, producing MANAQLSPGFIAPPAEWTAPNAAGPFDDMVAVPGSQALTYLEIALAASAEGSSLLMRPSHSDYLAGVIETARALDVDIREVAGTGPFGPDLVVDPPATLASDAVLSISQPDLVAPIAVGLAGLASGSVTVTIPESRSRRPMGEAITVLRSIGCDINDAGKWTVPLTVHGRGHIRGGHVEIDVNRSSQLVQTLLLAAPRFDVGLTLRHVGQPLGSLPDIDMTVEALHRRGVYVDQPTPTEWIVPAGPVRARAATIEPDLSLAAPFVAAAMMAGGRVSVPAWPAHSAQPAARLAEILVLMGARARRRGGALTVTAGAERIIRRVCVDVSEISELTPILAALAAFADGPSTFTGLKPRTGNESTHIDALVDNLRAIGGEVEELPDGIRVVPRPLTGGVWRADHDYHVATAGALIGLAVPGVTVDDIRSATADLPEYTKMWEHLVRGSRAR
- a CDS encoding VOC family protein, with the protein product MATLGNITFYADDPRALSHFWAGDFGYPPLEWEDPMRQQLLDAGLTEEDLGTRALAEDPRGVGPRLFFHHADGPKRRRNRLHLDVQTVAEGRPTRAQLDAEKDRLVALGAEVVRLVDQNWGPWPELYYQLRDPEGNEFCLQ